Proteins co-encoded in one Plasmodium berghei ANKA genome assembly, chromosome: 11 genomic window:
- a CDS encoding ERCC4 domain-containing protein, putative — MDQLKILFSDNLKSGKLYSDLRSFLENETGGTNDVKYSEMLNYDHIDILSEPIPFNNVCLIYTNYLYKSHFVRTCEKKNKIITEVPTHYKDTDFTCSEDEFSTLDINPYSLALILLIIDSNYLEDQYINEENNISYQIKRLREKYGSVRIICIFIGVREFLNIIDYTKHPQIYYDKNDNIILNNKHLDRFIASLLIQYNVDTVEIENSIDIHKYIFKCCKYLHQSKIRKLNSYFKVKPAGIMSQFKNENLNENKTYYTWVSQLMQITGISQDIAMKIAEKFNTPFDLIVHFKKINDEECLKDLIISSAYGERKLGKALSRKIYRIFSPNSNPYNAVS, encoded by the coding sequence ATGGATCAGCTAAAAATTCTTTTCAGTGACAATCTAAAAAGTGGAAAACTTTATTCTGATTTAAGATCATTCTTAGAAAATGAAACGGGCGGAACTAATGATGTCAAATATAGTGAAATGTTAAATTACGATCATATAGATATCCTTAGTGAACCAATACCTTTTAATAATGTATGccttatatatacaaattatttatataaatctCATTTTGTACGTAcatgtgaaaaaaaaaataaaataataactgAAGTTCCAACGCATTATAAAGATACAGATTTTACGTGTTCGGAAGACGAATTTAGCACACTAGATATAAATCCTTATTCCCTtgcattaatattattaataattgaTTCCAATTATTTAGAAGATCAATAcataaatgaagaaaataatatatcttatcaaataaaaagacTCCGAGAGAAATATGGGAGTGTTAGgataatatgtatatttataggAGTACgagaatttttaaatattatagacTATACCAAACACCctcaaatatattatgacaaaaatgataatataattcttaataataaacatttaGATAGATTTATTGCATCATTACTTATTCAGTATAATGTTGATACAGTTGAAATAGAAAATTCAATtgatatacataaatatatttttaaatgttgtaaatatttacaCCAATCAAAAATTCGAAAACTTAATTCTTATTTTAAAGTAAAACCAGCAGGAATAATGAgtcaatttaaaaatgaaaactTAAACGAAAATAAAACGTATTATACTTGGGTATCCCAATTAATGCAAATCACTGGTATATCTCAAGACATCGCCATGAAAATAGCTGAAAAATTTAACACGCCTTTTGATTTAATTgtacattttaaaaaaataaatgatgaagAATGTTTAAAAGACTTAATTATTAGTTCAGCATATGGAGAAAGAAAATTGGGGAAAGCATTGTCACGAAAAATATACAGAATTTTTTCTCCGAATTCCAATCCTTATAATGCTGTTTCATAA
- a CDS encoding RNA polymerase I, putative, giving the protein MYDINSAKCAEIKSAELGVLSSQELKRISLGKYENQLQEFEKISKDGTSNRITYDPRFGTIDYSQICSVCFEKHDGCLGHIGHIEFVLPVFNPLFYKDLQELLNLVCYNCYGLCYSEDVIFLLKHIYQLKSLNEIESSNKFIIKKNNENEYVVSEIERLYNKICKESNITIEDIVESICQDYENSFGNSGNGNNENGSHEDNQTYELWKKINDDMYSDDQKNQGDFSKKFAKKKNSNYDLKNQKSNQEIENKETKEKIKFLKEKIKKYKFDISKLAFQSNYNYEEYIILNKAIKLHMKKGANCSNCKFRRSITVKTSQKKDTINFIGTYTNSSFFKKYISKNNKNGSFEEYGDNDEDDDNLDDNKINYDNAEVGKGNKRGKEIKSEKRKNLNNLENGVNQFLDGVYNKKGGDEEDKLFKDAVASYKRKASNEKCTVRLFSFQIIDLLKKIFVQDNKEIINLLYPFTKKDGYQVFFLYYMGISSNRFRTQSRGIHKRTKITNYICKLNSFVKLCINSKKNIDFDYLIEYNKNELNLYNEMFLLFSLRIRPRAVSSSIDFNIEIAKSDFLRCYSLIYNNKIAYLNILFSNLQLTINTFLDSTLIDKRLQKNMDNISIKDILDKKEGILRKNIMGKRVNNCARTVISPDTFIETNQIGVPIEFAKTLTIDEHITENNFEYIKKLIENGPDIYPGALSYKDSQGRVFKLSHSYENRMKLINDLTNLLRREKKETLILHRHARDGDIVIMNRQPTLHKFSIMAHFLKIFEKEKVFRLNYVNCSSYNADFDGDEMNLHLLQTPLARAEATHLMNSDFLFTSFKDGSPLRGLAQDFILGGLHLTSLETFLNYDEYCNLLQCSLNGLLRQKNTFFFSKAKSRNISGSSNTKDGNMNSGDNDKSISNSFRGINAKISNYSYIDPYASNLNRTNFTIKTEEPTILFPKKLWTGKQLISSILKTIINELAIETYNKHGDNSFMENFKGINYVAKAKTDPELWSFDPIKECEIIIKNSELLQGVLDKLHFGASSNSFVHLCYELFGPKSAAVMLDCFGRLFISFLQLRGTSLSLYDFILKKKAKDEKKKIKKRISFTGFYLQNLFVYTIGKALNADMNKMDEYSNKKISNYEECQNIFSNKLYDIYLKKSQIINKYERKLGKEINIGDKHMNTNLCLTKKNISKKFNLFNDEEFNLKKDLYFITFLNKEIEDIFIQNRILNGNVKNEQSEETEKCEYSNLTHLNYIIKKENYELFEKYVVGKTKLNSLNEQDENVYSEFVNNIVNKLYNSIKNPSFYKTTTFTSTQIVKVIEKIVNFLKEAKCNKKLKVFILFELFQNENITKYFPSLIELANDFNTDISSEEIVENVINNILLKKDLKLETEQVSSHNVEKNKFNDSKWEKTNDVILKRYLHLYSRLIKVEKEKKGKINDSTSKFKHDEDEDKINETNLENSQNINENTIIGNPDIIKNSLISSLPSFALNEDITNLSYNNRYQYYEKYLNIKDEKYSRFKFYRIDDVFHKLDFLINNFFSLKRLNFDGLLDSLFQPYLCRVSSGTNNLITMENLMNKFLDNGFSNMIFTGAKGSKVNYSMICGMLDQQYLEGKRVPRMRSGKTLPSFHKYDYGARSCGLITDCFLEGLRPQEYFFHCMSGREGLIDTAVKTAKSGYIQRCLIKAMESIVLHYDGTVRNEDNSIIQFLYGEDGIDPSKTAYLNIPSDLINNYNISFSKYLNYGSDKLILNNQKLFIKNENNKKNEDPLICQYNPYTYIGSISDNYNIKLNNILKKKKFNLTNYNENFDSLSSSLLRSKYFHSLCSPGESIGILVAQSFGEPATQMTLNTFHLAGTENVTMGIPRLKEIFLTSKLTSKPMIYVPIKLEEKYINNPNKIKNYITNIADKILSSYQSILLSEVIYGIGMDRKLILRDKIENKEIHTIVLDNLGSKNNEENGFDWNKVDICKTTDYSKILQVIENTKLNFDLKKEWVHEIVIQFDNLNHFCKVNKHLSIPFILYKMVNIVLVSILNKIQSSISHHNIKNIHFINHEHYDELFDFISGKMSEEFSFNHEKYEYKNDEEEINAKLKYMSKNFEGNKSGDENDYERYNGSLKVPKKYNEENDDNFSIDNKNEDTENEKNNKSDGNNDSDQNDGRESDEYKSEQEDKEYDESEDAENDNDTDSILSQNGPDSDDDIKHESMNSSESDYNKYDEKQKNKEKKKKKSEKKKIRKKKSKLLNETDSESDSSSDQSITDSLIIDEESKGSNKSKKEDKLNTSGKKKKLIDGNDYIKNEQHRKENKNKLKEVNSDYSMSSESEAELKKEMNKKFSEYSYDYKNRINKKNLDVSDYEDPSIGISGSKNKLNDQKYIKNLTDKIKSSLLCFIKKIDFSPITWVLKFELSWDINFFPYPIDFLSCLQNEISKEVLFKVKDLNNPKILKGKDITHSGEEYELQIEGRNVYKLFNIKDKYIDKTKLYCNDIYTIVKTYGIEAGRLCITKELKKVFEAYGIKIDFRHLSFISDFMTHTGDLKSFNRYGINAYRNVFHKMSFECATSFMIQGCIQNSIDYLSTPSSSLFFGKHIKVGTNVSNIVTCIKGGK; this is encoded by the exons atgtatgaCATAAATAGTGCGAAATGCGctgaaataaaaagtgCGGAACTTGGTGTATTGAGCAGCCAAGAACTAAAAAGAATTTCCCTTggtaaatatgaaaatcaGTTACAAGAATTTGAAAAGATTTCAAAAGATGGAACATCAAATCGAATTACATATGATCCCAGATTTGGGACTATAGATTATTCACAAATATGCTCTGTTTGTTTTGAAAAGCATGATGGTTGTTTAGGTCATATTGGACACATAGAGTTTGTGTTGCCAGTATTTAATCCACTATTTTATAAAGATTTACAAGAGTTACTAAATTTAGTTTGTTATAATTGCTATGGATTGTGCTACTCAGAAGatgtcatatttttattaaaacatatttatcaaTTAAAATCGTTAAATGAAATTGAAAGCtcaaacaaatttataataaaaaaaaataatgaaaatgaatatgTAGTTAGTGAAATAGAAAggttatataataaaatatgtaaagaATCAAATATTACTATAGAAGATATAGTTGAATCTATTTGTCAGGATTATGAAAACAGTTTTGGTAATAGTGGAAATggtaataatgaaaatggtTCCCATGAAGATAACCAAACATATGAgttatggaaaaaaataaatgatgatatGTACAGCGATGATCAAAAAAATCAGGGTGATTTTAGTAAAAAatttgcaaaaaaaaaaaacagtaattatgatttaaaaaatcaaaaatcAAATCaagaaatagaaaataaagagacaaaagaaaaaataaaattcctaaaggaaaaaataaaaaaatataagtttGATATAAGCAAATTAGCTTTTCAATCAAATTATAACTatgaagaatatataattttaaataaagcTATAAAACTTCATATGAAAAAGGGAGCTAATTGCTCAAATTGTAAATTTCGTAGGAGTATAACAGTAAAAACAtctcaaaaaaaagatactattaattttattgggacatatacaaatagctcgttttttaaaaagtatatttctaaaaataataaaaatggatcATTTGAAGAATATGGAGATAATGACGAGGATGATGATAATTtagatgataataaaataaattatgataatGCAGAAGTAggaaaaggaaataaacgaggtaaagaaataaaatctgagaaaagaaaaaatttgaataatttagaaaatgGAGTTAATCAATTTCTAGACGGagtttataataaaaaaggtgGAGATGAAGAGGATAAATTGTTCAAAGATGCTGTAGCTTCATATAAACGGAAAGCATCCAATGAAAAATGTACAGTTCGCTTATTTAGTTTTCAAATTATcgatttattaaaaaagatTTTTGTACaagataataaagaaataattaatttgttatacccatttacaaaaaaagatGGATACcaagtattttttttatattatatgggAATAAGCTCAAATCGTTTTCGAACTCAATCTAGAGGAATACATAAAAGaacaaaaattacaaattatatatgcaaactAAATAgttttgtaaaattatgtataaatagcaaaaaaaatatagattttgattatttgatagaatacaataaaaatgaattaaatttatataatgaaatgtttttattattttctttaagAATACGACCAAGAGCAGTTTCGAGTTCTATTGATTTTAACATCGAAATAGCAAAATCCGATTTTTTGCGATGCTATTCactaatttataataataaaattgcttatttgaatattttattttctaatttaCAACTTACAATAAATACATTTCTTGATAGCACCTTGATTGATAAGCGacttcaaaaaaatatggataatataagtataaaagatatattagataaaaaagaaggaatattaagaaaaaatataatgggGAAACGTGTAAACAATTGTGCTCGTACAGTTATATCCCCTGATACATTTATTGAAACAAATCAAATTGGAGTTCCTATCGAATTTGCTAAAACGTTAACTATTGATGAACATATAactgaaaataattttgaatatataaaaaaattaattgaaAATGGGCCAGATATATATCCAGGTGCCTTAAGTTATAAAGATAGTCAAGGAAGagtatttaaattatcacATTCTTATGAAAATAGAATGAAACTAATAAACGACctaacaaatttattacgcagagaaaaaaaagaaactTTAATTTTGCATAGGCATGCTAGAGATGGAGATATAGTCATAATGAATAGGCAGCCAACTTTACAtaaattttctattatggctcattttttaaaaatttttgaaaaagaGAAAGTTTTTAGATTAAACTATGTTAATTGTAGTAGTTATAATGCTGATTTTGACGGAGATGAAATGAATCTACATCTATTACAAACACCTTTAGCACGTGCAGAAGCAACACATTTAATGAATTccgattttttatttacaagTTTTAAAGATGGATCCCCTTTGCGAGGATTGGCTCAAGATTTTATTCTTGGTGGATTGCATCTTACTTCTTTagaaacatttttaaattatgatGAATATTGCAACTTATTACAATGCTCCCTTAATGGCTTACTTCgtcaaaaaaatacattttttttcagcaAAGCAAAAAGTAGAAACATTTCTGGCAGTTCAAATACAAAAGATGGAAATATGAATTCAGGagataatgataaaagtATATCTAATTCATTTCGTGGGATAAATGCAAAAATATCTAATTATAGCTATATAGATCCATATGCATCTAATTTAAACAGAACAAACTTTACTATAAAAACAGAAGAGCcaactattttatttcctaaGAAACTATGGACAGGAAAACAATTAATATCAagtattttaaaaactaTCATAAACGAACTAGCCATTGAAACCTATAATAAACATGGAGATAATAGTTTTATGGAAAACTTTAAAGGAATAAATTATGTAGCAAAGGCCAAAACCGATCCTGAATTATGGTCATTTGATCCAATAAAAGAATgtgaaattattattaaaaactCAGAATTATTACAAGGTGTATTAGATAAGTTACATTTTGGAGCTAGCTCAAATAGTTTTGTGCATCTATGTTATGAATTATTTGGACCTAAATCTGCTGCAGTTATGCTTGATTGTTTTGGTCGATTATTCATTAGTTTTTTACAATTACGGGGTACAAGTTTAAGTTTatatgattttattttaaaaaaaaaagcaaaagacgagaaaaaaaaaattaagaaaagAATATCATTTACAGGATTCTACTTACaaaatttgtttgtttATACAATTGGAAAAGCATTAAATGCGGACATGAATAAAATGGATGAatatagtaataaaaaaataagtaacTATGAAGAGTgccaaaatatattttcaaataaattatatgatatttatttgaaaaaatcccaaatcataaataaatatgagaGAAAATTAGGAAAGGAAATTAATATTGGAGATAAACATATGAATACAAATTTATGCttaactaaaaaaaatatttcaaaaaaatttaatctttttaatgatgaagaatttaatttgaaaaaggatttatattttattacatttctaaacaaagaaattgaagatatatttattcaaaatagGATACTTAATGGgaatgtaaaaaatgagCAATCTGAAGAGACTGAGAAATGTGAATATTCAAACTTGACACATTTGAactatataattaaaaaagaaaattatgaacTTTTTGAGAAATATGTAGTTGGTAAAACTAAGCTTAATTCATTAAATGAACAAGATGAAAATGTATATTCTGAGtttgttaataatatagtaaacaaattatataattcaataaaaaatccatctttttataaaacaaCCACATTTACAAGTACACAAATAGTAAAagttattgaaaaaattgtaaattttttaaaagaagcAAAATgcaacaaaaaattaaaagtatttattttatttgaattatttcaaaatgaaaatataaccAAATATTTCCCTTCTTTAATTGAGCTTGCCAATGATTTCAATACAGATATAAGTAGCGAAGAAATAGTagaaaatgtaataaataatatattgttaaaaaaagatcTTAAACTTGAAACAGAACAAGTATCATCTCATAATGTAGAAAAGAACAAATTTAATGATAGTAAATgggaaaaaacaaatgatGTTATATTGAAAAgatatttacatttatatagCCGTTTAATTAAAGTcgaaaaagagaaaaaaggtaaaataaatgattcTACTTCAAAATTCAAACATGATGAAGAtgaagataaaataaatgaaacaaATCTTGAAAATTCACagaatataaatgaaaatacaaTTATAGGTAATCCagatattataaaaaattccTTAATATCAAGTTTGCCTTCATTTGCTCTTAACGAAGATATAACCAAtctttcatataataatagatatcaatattatgagaaatatttaaatataaaagatgaaaaatattcacGTTTTAAATTTTACAGAATTGATGATGTATTTCACAAATTagattttttaataaataattttttttcattaaaaagATTAAATTTTGACGGTTTGCTCGATTCGTTATTTCAACCATATTTATGTAGAGTATCATCTGgaacaaataatttaataacaatggaaaatttaatgaataaatttttagaTAATGGTTTTAGTAATATGATTTTCACAGGTGCTAAAGGAAGTAAAGTTAATTATTCTATGATATGTGGTATGTTAGATCAACAATATTTAGAAGGAAAAAGAGTTCCAAGAATGAGATCAGGAAAAACTTTACCTAGCtttcataaatatgatTATGGCGCTCGATCTTGTGGGTTAATTACAGATTGTTTTTTAGAAGGTTTAAGACCAcaagaatatttttttcattgtaTGTCGGGCAGAGAAGGATTAATAGACACTGCTGTTAAAACCGCTAAATCTGGATATATACAAAGATGTTTAATTAAAGCAATGGAATCAATAGTACTACATTATGATGGTACTGTTCGAAATGAAGATAATTCAATAATACAATTTCTTTATGGTGAAGATGGTATTGACCCATCAAAAACAgcttatttaaatattccttctgatttaataaataattataatatatcatttagtaaatatttaaattatggATCAGATAAacttatattaaataatcagaaactatttataaaaaatgaaaataataaaaaaaatgaagatcCATTGATATGTCAATATAACCCATATACTTATATAGGATCCATTTCagataattataatataaaattaaataatattcttaagaaaaaaaaattcaatttaacaaattataatgaaaattttgattctttatcttcatcattattaagatcaaaatattttcattcttTATGTTCCCCTGGAGAATCAATTGGAATATTAGTTGCTCAATCTTTTGGAGAGCCCGCTACCCAAATGACATTAAATACTTTTCACTTAGCAGGAACTGAAAATGTAACTATGGGTATCCCCAgattaaaagaaatatttttaacttCAAAATTAACATCGAAACCAATGATTTATGTTCCTATAAAATtagaagaaaaatatattaacaatccaaataaaataaaaaattacataaCTAACATTGCagataaaattttaagtaGTTATCAAAGTATACTATTATCTGAAGTTATATATGGTATTGGAATGGATAGGAAACTGATACTTCGTgataaaatagaaaataaagaaattcACACAATCGTATTAGATAATTTAGGatcaaaaaataacgaAGAAAATGGATTCGATTGGAATAAAGTTGATATATGTAAAACCACAGATTATTCTAAAATTTTACAAGTTATAGAAAATACTAAGTTAAATTTTGATCTAAAAAAAGAATGGGTTCATGAAATTGTTATTCAatttgataatttaaatcatttttgtaaagttaataaacatttatctattccttttattttatataaaatggtAAATATAGTCCTTGTGtcaatattaaataaaatacaaagtAGTATATCTCatcataatattaaaaatattcattttataaatcATGAGCATTATGATgaattatttgattttattaGTGGAAAGATGTCTGAAGAATTTAGTTTTAAtcatgaaaaatatgaatataaaaatgatgaagaaGAAATTAATGCAAAACTAAAGTATATgtcaaaaaattttgaaggAAATAAATCGGGGGATGAAAATGATTATGAACGTTATAACGGTTCTTTAAAGGttccaaaaaaatataatgaagaaaatgatgataatttttcaatagataataaaaatgaagacactgaaaatgaaaaaaataataaatcagATGGGAATAATGATAGTGATCAAAACGATGGAAGAGAAAGTGATGAATATAAGTCTGAACAAGAAGATAAAGAATATGATGAAAGTGAAGATGcagaaaatgataatgataCTGATAGTATATTATCTCAAAACGGACCAGACAGTGATGATGATATTAAACATGAAAGTATGAATAGTAGCGAATCggattataataaatatgatgaaaaacaaaaaaataaagaaaaaaaaaaaaaaaaatccgaaaaaaaaaaaatccgaaaaaaaaagtcgaaattattaaatgaaacAGACTCAGAAAGTGATTCCTCTTCAGATCAATCCATAACAGATTCTTTAATAATCGATGAAGAATCTAAAGGTTCAAATAAATCCAAAAAAGAGGACAAATTGAACACATCaggtaaaaaaaaaaagctaATAGATGGaaatgattatataaaaaacgaACAACAtagaaaagaaaataaaaataagttgAAAGAAGTAAATTCTGATTATTCAATGAGTAGCGAAAGTGAAgcagaattaaaaaaagaaatgaataaaaaattttcagaatattcatatgattataaaaatcgaataaataaaaagaatttGGATGTTAGCGATTATGAAGATCCTTCTATAGGAATATCAGGAAGCAAAAATAAACTAAAtgatcaaaaatatataaaaaacttgactgataaaattaaaagtagcttactttgttttataaaaaaaatagattTTTCTCCAATTACATGGGTTTTAAAATTTGAGCTGTCTTGGGATATAAACTTTTTCCCTTATCCTATAGACTTTTTAAGTTGCTtacaaaatgaaatatcCAAAGaagttttatttaaagttaaagatttaaataatccaaaaattttgaaaggAAAAGATATAACACATAGTGGAGAAGAATATGAGTTGCAAATAGAAGGAAGGAATGTATACAAgctttttaatattaaagataaatatattgataaaacaaaattatattgtaacgatatttatacaattgTTAAAACGTATGGTATAGAAGCGGGAAGATTATGTATTACAAAGGAGTTAAAGAAAGTTTTCGAGGCATATGGAATTAAAATTGATTTTCGACACTTATCCTTTATCAGTGATTTCATGACCCACACAG GCGACTTGAAATCCTTTAATCGATACGGAATAAACGCATATCGTAACGTTTTCCACAAAATGAGTTTTGAATGTGCAACGTCTTTTATGATACAAGGGTGTATACAAAATTCAATTG ATTATTTATCAACCCCATCAAGTAGTTTATTTTTCGGAAAGCACATAAAAGTTGGAACAAATGTATCCAACATTGTAACCTGCATTAAAGGAGGGAAATGA